From the genome of Henckelia pumila isolate YLH828 unplaced genomic scaffold, ASM3356847v2 CTG_477:::fragment_2:::debris, whole genome shotgun sequence:
AATTATTTTCGATATTTCTTACATCAATGGTCCTATTATATTGTTTCATATCTATTTTAATAATACTATAAAAGACCATCagggaaaaaaaagaaaggatttCTTTCATTAGATCATATTCACAATCAACATCAACACATGCATGAACTGTGTTCACAAAATGAATCTATATCATTACAAAATTAACTACATATCAGGAAATTAAATTGTATCATCCTACTGATCTCCTTTGCTTGCATTTGGTTTTCGTTCAAACTTGATGTCATCACTTCGCTCCTGCAGCAGACTCAAGCCGTTTACTTTGCTTGTTTGATTCCCTGTTTCTTTCCTGGATCGCCAACTAGCTAGAAGTTTATGCTTCAGATAACGAGAAATGAATGAAATATCTTAAATTTGCATATTTCACTTGTGTTTATACATGTGTGATGAAATGAATACAATTATATTCTCCAATTCTTTCTCGTTCTTTAGTTTTTCTATCTTATATAAATGTTATGTATATAGATATAATTAAACAGCAAGTTAATTATACATTTGCAACAGAATGAACATTGGCCCAACTGGGCACACAAACTGCCGACTGAAAATGACTCTGGATCGAACAGATGCGACtctattttgttttctttccaaAAGTGCCTCATACGAATCTATCCCATTTCGATTGAAGAACAAAAACCAACAAGTAGACGGCTTAAAATTCAGAATAAGAACAGTGGATTGAAGAATATCCCATGAGCCAAATCAAAGGGAGGAACCAAAATTGATGCACGAAGAGTAGCTGATACACAAACGCATACAGAACACATGAATTGCACACACACATTAaaacagaaaaaataaaaaaaaaagagtaacTTCCCAAGAAACTCAACATTCATAATCTCACTAGACGTGAACCTAAATGCTACCTTGATTGATCTAGAAAAATGAATCATCGTTGCATCTCACCAAAAACATGAGAAGAAGAAAAACAGAATCAAGCATGTCAATCAACAAGAACAAGAAACTATTCCTCAGATCTGAAAAAAATATGAGCAGCGATTGAGGAACAATTAGAATTAATAAATAGTTTTACACCTGATTTGAATCGACGGAGAATTAATCAGCGCCATAGAAAAACACTGCCCTGTTTCGTTTCGTATTCACCGCTGCCTCCGATTCAGTTGATGCAAGGCGGGAACCTAATTCCGCCGGCGTCAAAGTATACACCCCGATATATGCTGATACATATACGAATAGGGAGAGTATGCTCAGCCAGCCAATTCAATAGTTCCCGACCTGCACCAAGCGAATCGGAGACCGCCGCAAGAAATGAAATCCGAGCAGAAATGGATCTGAGGGAGCTGGGAACAGAAACCACAGTACTCTGATCGATGATGTGTGAACTGAAAACACATGGAGGATTTTCCCCCAAGAACGCACGGGATTTTATAGCTGAGACGGACGCACGGGATTTCGCCACGTGTCATTTTTTTGGAGGGCATAATGGATACTGATATTGAAAAACATTTGGCTCTGGATTTGTTCTAAATTACGACGAGAACCACTCACTACACGTGGAAGTACCAGTGGTAGCACGTGCGCCTCGTACGAGGCCCATACCTGTTAgtgtatgtacatttatttttatttttattttttttatcaataggtacatttatttttatgtaagATACGAAAAATCTACTGATTCTTTTTCATTTatctttttgtttaatataataaaataaaattaattattcttaattaaatttatattgtttgtgTGTCTACGTGTACTTGCTAAAATGAGAATATGTGATTTCACCGGTTATTTTTGTAGTTTACACTTTTGGGGTAAATGGGCGGCTCATTGGGAATGGAATCTGATTTGTTCTTCTAACCTTTTTGTCAATTTCATTCGGTATTTATGGGTCGATGAAATTCAGTTTTAATGGGGTAATTTTGTGgttattaatgaaaaaatattattttttatgtaaaattattgttattatttattgtaaacATGAATAGGATGGATCCGTTTTGTTGATAAAGATTCGCGATCGTCTTAAATATTAAGAAGGTGTTTAGGAGAGATTATAAGCTCTTAAAAACAACTTACAAGTTGTTTCAGAACTTATaagttttttaaatttgtttggcAACTTTTTGTCAAATAGCTTATAAACTGTCAAAATTTGGCAGcgtataagttgtttttaaaaaattaaggtgacccctatttttttaaaaagatcttattttatattttatttttttccatattATCCttgtatattttattaaattctcacCACACCTCTGCCCATTTTTTGTACAtgatttatcaaatttttttctaaattaaaattaaaaatagttttattttttaattatatgtttaatatttatgataaatttaaaactatttttgtatgtatattactatttaaattattttcatagtattttatcttttttggtaatttcgacaataaaaatatcttataataccaaacatatcaacatctttaagttgtttaaaataagttcattcAAACACCTTAACAACTTATTTTATAAAAcctgacagcttataagctcttaaaacaacttataagatcCTAAAACTTATAAActatttttaataagtttagtcaaacactttatttattatagatTGCTTCGTAGATTATTAGTAATGACATTATTATGATGTTATTAGAAATTTGCAATATGATAGAGAGCCAGCTAGTGTTATATTTCCAAGGCAACTGCCAATTGCTTGCCCGATCTTGGCCAAACATAGAACCAACATCGATCACTTGTTTAAAACACATTCCACACGCAATAACTACTTTTTTCCTTGTACTTTTTACATTTCGTTTCGTACTCAaattaatatacatatatatatatataatttaggtTTAACTTTTGAAGAACAATAACACTCACTTTGATACGAAAACATGATCCATTACTAGAAGCAACCGCAACGATCGTGGATTAGCATTATacgattattttattttatgtttaataaTAAAGTCTGAAATTTAGGAAATTGGCATAATTAGTTTGCCCATATCGTTGAATCCCAAGTCAAAATACACAACACCTTTTCAATAGATTAAATGGCCAAAGGTAGACAGACAGCTTTTGTCGCAAAACATGCATTAGAATTAGGATTAGGTGTAGTGAATCCCTAGGAAAATGTCATACGTGCATAATTGAGATTTGAGTGGCCAAATCATATACCCACTCACACACACTTAGGTTGCCTActaatttttcttaaaatttccaaaatatacacttttttttttcaaatttagtGAATGTTTTTTGGATATATaaataattgttttattttaACTAGCTAGtttttttatatgaaatatttttaaaaaataacccaTTATTGACACCATCTTATCCAATCTTCCTCATAAGTGGTCCAATATAATTGGATGCCGACTTGTGTCGATTACACAAATAGTAGCAAAAGGTATGTACGTGTACGCGCGCgcgtgtgtgttttttttttaaaaataaagtatgTTATAAAATGACGCTGGTTTGTGCCTTAAAAGTTTGATTATTTTTGTCAAATTAAATTTGAGTACACCGTATTAGATTCAcatatacaacttaaaaattCTATTTCTCATCGAATTTCTTGTGTTTATGTCACATATCTACTGTttgaacacaataaattatgtttttcGGTTGAGTTCAACCTATTTTTAGGATACTAGCTCAAGTGTATATCCAACAATCCATATTTATTCTTATAACGTGAGGTCCATAATTTTTGTATCAACCTcacacaaaataataaataaacataatagataaatcttaaaataatatccTAATATTAGGATCTCAGTATCCCTCCTTTTCTAACTTGCTTATATTTACTCTTCATTTATTGGACATGAGTTGGTTGTTATTTTTCCCTTTCTTTTCGTCACAGCTAGCGTAATACTAGAGATGTTTTGTGCTTTCCGACTTATGATATAAATTTACCTCATTTGAGATGGAGACATAAACtgtaatatataaattttcgaCCAACACAATAGCCTGTAAACCAGCAAGTTAACTAATTAAACCGTATGTATATTACAATGATGATAATGTGCATTAAAAAGTTTTGAGGAGCATAATATAGTACATGACAAGACGCAGCTGTCGAGTGGACCTCGATGAGTATTTAACGATAGCACATGGCTCTTCACCCAATCTCTGGTCCTAAATTGATTTCttccaattaatttttttcaaatttgtccGAATTTATAAATGTTCTGTTATTTTAACGTGCATCAAAGTTCAAACATCGTCTCTCACAAGCAATCATCCAGCTACAACAGTAATAAATCACATGCAACATTCTTTGTATAATTCTTCgtaacattttaaaattatgtACAACTTGTATCGAATTTaataagttttaaatttttttaatttctcaTAATCAACGCACACGTGAGAAATACAAGATTACTGCTGGAGCTAGAAGCCCATGGACTAAATTTTCAATCAGAGATCGTCCGTGGGCTGCAAGCAAATCTGGGCTTCAACCACGGAATACCAAATCGGAGGCGGCCCATTTTTATGTCGTCGTAACATAAATGGGCTAATTTTGGCGGTTAATGCATGAAACGTGACGGCCAATCAACCCAACAGTCGAAAAACTATATATACTTTCCCGTCTGTTTGTCTTCCAAGAGACGCCTCCAAATCTATCAgcagatgtttatttatttttttgtacaaaTACAGACAAATCTTTGATGAAATTTAGGTCGATCCTCTGCAAGTTACAGACTTTGGAGCTTTTTACTTTAATTGTGACTAAattcaaaaggaaaaaaaaaggtGTAAGCCCCTTCTTGGAGTTTAATTTGCAGTCCATACCATTTCTCTAGCAGCAACCATATTTGTTTCACTTCATATTTCTTATTTGGTCTTCTCTGTTTGAAGTTTAAGtttgcttttattttttcaaagcgaagacgaCATAGTTTAGATTTTTTTGATTTTCTTGCCTTATGAAGTAACTTTTGATTCTATTAGGAAGTTCTTCGCGAAAAATAATTGCTGCCCACTTATTAAAGGAAATTGAAAGAATAGGCAATACAATGGGAAGAAAGGAATGGTATcacaaataataattatatcatgaacATTTTGTAAGGAAAGTTTATTGTCAGAATGGAAATATGATTTGGGATTGTGATAGGAAAGTCTATTTTAACTGCTTCACGAATTCAATTTCGATGTTTAATCAGGTAGGTATTTAATGTTTTTCTAATGTGGCATCAGATTCGGTTTCAATTTTAACATAAACTTTTTTGGTTGCTTGTCGAAATCATATTAGTATCTGTTGTCAAATTGTGGGAAACCACGGGTCTTCTTTttgagattctgggtttttagtttctttttttaattttttttttattattgttattattttatcgGACATGAAGAAATTTATGCCATCGGGGAAGTCATATCATGAATGTTAGTATTAGAAATAtatgtaatttatttttgttttaaatgttTGATAGTTGAATTGGTTGCGTTGATAAGAAGAAactcattctattttttttttttttgcaggtTCGATATAATAATAACTTATGGATCGTCGACCTCATAAACCTAACTCGTATATCATATTTACCTTGGTGCTGCTTTCGCAAACATGCTTGTCATGGAGTTGGTTCTTTTCGTCCAGCGAAAAGAGCGATGATAGCAAGAGATTTTCTGGGAATAAGGGGATGGATAGAAATGGCTTTTATGAATTTTCGATAGAATCATTCAACGACCCGAATGGCGTAGCGTTGGTGGAGAATGCTAGGAACAAGATGCTAGCCTCGAATTCTTGCTGGCAGGTTGCTTACCAGAAGGTGTTTGAAGGGTGTTCAAAGACTTTTGCTGATGAAGAGTCGAGGACGAGATTAGCTTGGCATTTGAGCGATTGCTTTCAACGCCTCACCGGTCGTCCCCCTCTTCCTCGTTGTGACGAAAATTCGATAATGAAGAAATGTCTGAAAGATCTTGATGTGGATTCTCACAAGATTTTTCTTGAATACTTTCTTGAAACCAACTCAATCTGTCATCAGTTACAGTTGggtattctttttttttttttttttttggatgttCTTGTTTTATGTGATGGGATGATCTGAATTTGCGTTTAAATTTTGTAGGACCGAAGCGTTTAAGTATCAAACAGAACGACTGGTGAATGAGCTAAAGAGTTCTGCGGAATATGCAGAAGTAAAGTTGGACGAGATAGCGCGACGTGGGGTGGAATTATTGCAGAATTCGAGACATGTGCATGACTCACTGGGCTTGATTGATCAGCAAACTCAGCAAATTGCAGAAACGTCGAGGAATGTCGAGGATCGTGTTAACTCGGTTTTGAAGTATTCTGAAGTAGTTTATGAGCAGTCTAAGATAGTAGCAGCTTCTCAAGCAGAGTTAAGTAAAAGTCAAGACAAAATGAAGGAGAGTTTGGAAGAAGGAATGGTGGTAATTCAAGATTCTTATAACAATTTGGGTCtagaaatttcaaatttgaaaaacGAGGCAATTGAAATCGAGAAGGAGATTGGAAGAGTTGGGGATGAAATGTTTTCAAAGATGACAACTTTGCAGAGTAAGGCTGACGATATTGGGAACATGGCAGGGACGTCTTTGGATAAACAGAAACAACTTCTTGATGGCCAGTCTGTGGCTCTTGAAGGTCTCCATTTTCTCACAAAGTTTCAGTCACAGGCCCTTGAAGAAAGCAGGTGAGTGCTCATTTTAAACCGCCATTTTTCAATACCTGTTCTTAGG
Proteins encoded in this window:
- the LOC140872818 gene encoding protein GAMETE EXPRESSED 1, whose product is MDRRPHKPNSYIIFTLVLLSQTCLSWSWFFSSSEKSDDSKRFSGNKGMDRNGFYEFSIESFNDPNGVALVENARNKMLASNSCWQVAYQKVFEGCSKTFADEESRTRLAWHLSDCFQRLTGRPPLPRCDENSIMKKCLKDLDVDSHKIFLEYFLETNSICHQLQTEAFKYQTERLVNELKSSAEYAEVKLDEIARRGVELLQNSRHVHDSLGLIDQQTQQIAETSRNVEDRVNSVLKYSEVVYEQSKIVAASQAELSKSQDKMKESLEEGMVVIQDSYNNLGLEISNLKNEAIEIEKEIGRVGDEMFSKMTTLQSKADDIGNMAGTSLDKQKQLLDGQSVALEGLHFLTKFQSQALEESRVTLEKLAEFGHKQQEELLVKQNELYESHDHLIENSKLILAAQKAFESKQASMFVAIDKLFALQSAMLFESRVIIAFLVYSVAIFIIYMLTSVKHAYNVRHRLYLGLCFTFSVEVSILWYMTANVEHQGKMIYTVRSLFGILASVQYLYAIFTYRDYEVLNHKMLLMLMDKVNSMQGKKEMLSFDMDIDSEVNWSSWVDTDLPEDVDMLEDPDYAYPEEIGDSSSLTCSSTRRYYNLRQRR